Genomic segment of Propionispora hippei DSM 15287:
GCCATTAAGCCGGCACTGGCAACAAATAAGTACCGGACATATTTATCACAGAGAAGTTTCCATTTATGTTCTCTATCTTCTACTGTTACACAGTTCTCTGCCAACTCCATGACCTCACATCCTTATATTTCTCTTGTGTTCATTATAAAGCACCGGGTCAGGGCAATTTGTTAACGCTTTGTAAAGTTTCTGTTAAATAAAAAACAGGCCACCAGAAGGTATGGCCTGTTTTCGAAGAAAGCGCTTATTTCTTCACTTTGGTGATAGGAATAAAACCGTTTTTCTCTACATAGGTTTCCTGGAATTCTTTGCTCATAACATAGTCAATGAAGGCTTTCACCGCACCGGTGGCTTCCCCCTTGGTATACATATGCTCATAGGCAAAGATAGTGTACTTGCCGCCGATAACCGCATCAGGGCTGTACTTTACACCGTCTACCGCCAAGGCTTTCACCGTGTTGTCGGCGTAAGCGGCGTCAACGTAGCCGATAGCACCGGGTGTGCTGGCAATCGCCGAACGAACCGCACCGTTAGAATCCTGAATAACGGCATTGTCAGTAAAAGCGGCACCTTTCAGTACCAGATCACTGATGGTAGCGCGGGAACCGGAGGATTTAGCCCGGTGAATCAAGGTGATTTTTTCATCCTTGCCGCCCACATCTTTCCAATTAGTAATTTTACCGGTCAGAATATCGACATATTGCTGTTTTGTCAGATTATCCAGAGTCACATCCTGATTGGCAATAAATACGAACGGTGCTACTGCGACCTGATGATCAACCAGGCCTTTATCTTTATATTCAGCCGGCAGATCAACATCGGAGTTGCCGATATTCACCGAACCTGCCGCAACCTGATTCATCCCGGTGAAGGAGCCGCCGCCGGCGATATTGATCGTCACCTTGTCATGTTTTTTCTGGAATTCCTCCTGGGCTGGTTTGAGAAGTGGCAGCAACGCCGTCGAACCTGAGGCCGTTACCGTACCTTCCACTTTAGCCTCAGCCGGCTGGCTTTTTCCTTCAGTGCCTGCCCCCGAGCTACCGCAGCCTGCAATCACACTCATACTTAGAACAAGACCCAACAAAGCGGCCAAAGCCTTTGACTTCTGAACAAGTTTCATCAAATGAGACCTCCTATTTTTTTGGCTATGTTCTCATTGTAAAGCATGCCCAACTGGCCTGTGTTAAGCGAATGTTACGGTTTTGTTAACTTTCTGCCAATACCTCATCCGTTCCACCCCAACGGCCTTCCGAAAAAGGAAAAGCCGGCCAATGCCGGATTTGCGGATTTACACCAACTCTTTAATTACTGAAGAAAGAACAACTGTTCAATGGCCGCAGGCTTCAGGCCCAACAAAGTAGCAGCTTTTCCAGATCACTTTACAGCGTTTTTTTACGCCTCCGGCGGTTTCAGCCAGTGCAGCCGTCGACTTGAACTGGCCGGCCTGATTTTTTACCACGGCAATGGACAGGGAAATCAGCGGATATTTTTCTTCCACACCATGCCGGTTTTTGGCAATAATATATCCCTTGTTTTTATCCCGCTCGGTATAAAAATCCAAAATCCGGTTATCAAACAATTCGATGAGCGACTGGCATAGGACTTCCACCTCCACCTGTTTTACCACGGCGATAAAATCATCGCCGCCAATATGCCCGACAAAACAATCCCGGTTGCCCCAAAGCATCACCTGCTGTTGAATCATCTGGGCCAGCATGGACAACACCTTGTCGCCGTTGTCAAATCCGTAGGTGTCGTTGTAGGCTTTAAAATTGTCCAAATCAAAATAGAGCACGGCAAAATCGGCCCGCCGTTCCAGCTCCAGCCGCAGTTTTTCCTCAATCAGAATATTGCCCGGCAGCCCGCTGAGCGGATTACAATGCTTAGCGCGGTTGACCTCCAGTTGAGTAGTTTTTTCCAGCAGGGCTTTTACTGTAGTAATGCCATAATACAGGCCATTGCGCGTTACGATAATATAGTCATATAAATTTTTTTCCGGACGGGACACGGCGAATTTAGATACCTGGTCCAGGGGCATATAATAATCAACAATCAGCGGATTGCGATCCATAAGCAGGCTTACCTGCCGCTTGGTGTATACAGCTACGCCGTACTGGGTGCCTAGTCGGCCAAAGAGGGTATTGCGCATCAAAAGACCTACCGGATAACTGTCCTGAACAATGGTAATCCCCATTAAGTTGGGATTACAGTCAAAGTGCTCAATAGCCTGCGAGCCGATTATGCTGACTTCAAACGCCGGATCGCGGCGGGCAATATCACCGATCGGTATAGTCAGCGGCGTATGAAAGAGTTCTTGCTGCTTTTGCTCCTGCTTGTCTATAACATGCTGCCTGATGGCCGGCAAAATATCGTTAAATTCCGGCTCTGGCCGGCCCAGGAAAAAACCTTGCCCATAAGGAATGCCAATAGAGATTAAGGTGTTGAGCTCATCAACAGTTTCAATGCCCTCAGCAATAATTTTCATATTCGTCAATACGGCAAACTCCTGAAAAGCCCGCATCAATGCCTGTTTTAGCGAGTCCTTATCAATATCGCGCACCAGATCCATGTCGATTTTCACAAACTGCGGTCTGGTTTCAGCCAGCATTTTCAGGCCCGAATAACCGGACCCGGTATCATCAATCGCAATCTTATAGCCCTGACTGGTATAATTGTCCAGCACCCGCCGAAAACTTTTATAATCGTTGATTGAAGTTTTTTCGGTAATTTCAAAAATAATTTTGGTTGCGTCAATCTGATAGCTGTCCAGAATTTCCTTGGTGATACCCTTTTCAAAACGGGCATCGTTGATGATTTTCGGGTCCACATTAATAAACAGCATCTGCATGTCCGACAGATGCTTTGCCTTTTCCAGAGCCTTTGTCCGGCATAAAAAATCCAAATCCCAAACCTTGCCACTCTGCTCGGCGGCTAAAAACAACAATGCAGGACTCTCCAATGGAGAGGTCTGCGGGCCCCGGCTCAAGGCTTCATAACCGGCAACCGTCCCATTGGCTAACGATACAATCGGTTGAAAAACCGGCCGGATTTGTTTATTGGCAAGAATCTGCTCAAACTCCTGTAGCATATCTGACGTGATCATCGTATCATTCATTGCACCATCTGCGGCACGGTTAGCCGGTTTTTTTGAGGCTTCCCACTTAAGTGCCAGCACATTGGTTCCTCCGATAACATTTTTTTATTCTATTAAGCAACTGTTTTTTAGGGAACCGCTGATTTAATGAGCCTGCCGGCCTGGCGAGAGATTTTTTCGACTGGCAAGGAAGCAAAAGCGCAGGAATAGCGGCCCCTATTTCAAAATTTTGCTGCCGCAGCCAGACGGAAAAAGATCCGCCAGTGATTCGCCCACTTTGAAAGTACAAATTAATTTGCGGGAATTTTTTCGTAAGGCAAGGCGGAGGAGACGCACCTATCGAACATAGGTAAGTCGACGACAACGAGGCCTTGCGGAAAAAGGACCGTAAAGGAATTGTATTTTCAGAGTTGGTTGACCACTAGTACCTTGTCAATCCTAAAGCTGTAAGAATAATGGCGAGGCTATTTTTCGCGAGACAAGGCGGAGGAAGGAGGCATACCGTTAGTATGCCTCCTGACGACAACGAAGGCTTGCGGAAAATAGGCCGTCAGTATTCACAGGTTTAGGGTTGATGAGGTAAGTCGGTGGTTCCCTTCGCGGTTACCCGCCGTTCAAACTCTGCTGCGGCAGCCCAACCTGTTCGGAAAACCGTTGCAGTAAGCCGGCTGTAGTGCGTTGGGCCAGCGGTAACAATACCCGTGTTGCCGAGCGAAAGTCCGTAATACTTGCCGTTTCATTCACCCACTCGAGCAGATCGGCAGCAACTAACGCGTTATGTAAAGCAAGCCGGCAGGGGTGCTCACTGTCATATACGCCCTGTCCTTCGACGGCAAACTCGTGATGATGCTGCTCGGCCCAGCGTTCATACTCGCGGTGACCGCAAAACAGTTTGGCTCTGGCATGGTGCGGCACACACACATCCTGCAGCAGGTGCGCCGCCGCTCCCAAAAAGAATACGGCCTTGGCGATTTCGCCAAACTCAAAGTGCTGCAATCCCCGGTTGTAATAACTCTGCAGTTCGGCGAGAGCATTGCTAAAATGCCACAATCCCCTGCCACTGACCGGATCAAAGTAATGGCCGGCATTTTTCCAGCCGCCGTCCGCCCAGTAGACGCCAGCGTTCAATTCAGCCAAATAACTTTCAAAAAACACCGCGCTCCCCATGAGTCCGTCTTTTTTCAAAGTAGCAACAGCCTGCCTGTTGCAGAATTCATGAGTAATACCCGGACGGTCAAGCAGACCCTGCAACGGACTGGCTATCGCCAGCATCAGCGTTGTACCGGAATATTTCACAGAAGGAGATTGGCTCCCTTGCACACAGCATCACTCCTCGCCCACCGATTTAGAAACCAGCTACGATTCCCCGTTTATCGAAGCGGCGGCTGATAATAGCGGCAATCGCTTCCGCCGCCCTTGGCTGTCCAAGCTTTTGTGCATTCTCCTGTACAAAAGCCGCAATATTGCCGTTCACAATCATGCCGGTCAGGAGCCGTTTTAATTCAGCGTCATTTCTTACCCAGAACGCCGCTCCTTTGGCATCCAAGTAAGCTGCATTTTCCTTTTCCTGGCCCGGAATCGGCGCATACAGCAACATTGGCAGTTTCATACTCAGCGCCTCACTGATCGTCAGGGCACCCGGTTTAGTAATCAGTACATCGGCCGCCGCCATCAGTTCCGGCACCTGACTGGTGTAGCCCAGCAGCTTGACCGGATGGCCGGAAGCCCCTGTAACCACTTTTAATTTTTTATACAATTTCCGATTCTTACCTGCCACCACCACCAGTTGCAGCGGCAGGGCAATTTCATTCAGCACATAAATCGCCTGGCTCACGCCACCCAGCCCCAAACCACCGCCCATGAGCAGCACGGTGTGGCAATCAGCTGCCAGCCCCAGCCGCCGGCCGGCTGCCGACCGGTCTACAGCCTGGGAAAACCGGGAATCAATGGGAATGCCGGTTACATTTATTTTAGCCGCGGCTACACCTTGCTCCAGCAAAGCCTCCCGCAATTCCGGCACGGCAACGAAATAACAATCCACTTCCGGATATACCCACAGACGGTGTACAGCAAAGTCAGTGATCACACCTATTAGCGGGATATGGATTCTCCCCTTCCGCTTCAAATAGGCGGCCGCGCCGCAGGAAAATGGATGGGTCGCAATCAGCCAGTCCGGTTGATAAGTTTCAATAATTTCCATCATACTTTCCTGTAAAACCCGGGCCATTAGGGTTCCCATTCCCGTTCCCTGCCGGCCGTTTTGGGTCCACCGGTATAAAACATCGTATATATTAGGTGACAAACGGAGCATTGTCAGATAGGTTTCCTTCATAAAGCCAGTCAGATAAGACCTTTCGCCATCCATAAAATCAACTACCGTAATCTGTGCCAGCGGATATCTGCTTTGCAGTGCGCCGGCAAGCGCGTTCGCCGCCCGGTCATGGCCCGAACCAATAGAAGCCGACAAAATCAAGATGTTTTTGATTTGCCTCGACATATTGTCCCGCCTCCCTAAACATCGCATTCTATGATTACAATGATAGCATATCACAGACAAATTGTACTACTTGTTAAGCACATATTAACTCTTGTTAATTTTTTGTTAAATAAAGCCGCCGCCGCCGGCATAGCCGGCTATAGGCATTGCACGGTCTTAATCAAAGGCTGTATAATGAAGGCATTATATTTCCGGGAGGTGTCGGCTATGTTCCGCTGGGGAATCCGCTCCAGACTGCTTGTTTCTTTTTTATTGCTGGGGATTATTACCCTGTCTTTATTGGGCGGCTATATTCTCTGGTACTTTTACCAACACAACCTGGAGAGCCTGACCAGCAACTTATTAACCCACGCCCAGGTTACCGAGCAGTTCCTGCTTCATTCCATGCATACCCCGGAGGGCAAAGCCTCCCTTGATCCGGAGGTCAAGGAACTGGCCGCCAAAAATAATCTGCGGATTACGATAGTCGATACGGCCGGAACGGTGTTGGCCGACTCGTGGGAGAATCCGGAAATGCTGGAAAATCATCTGTCCCGGCCGGAAATCAGCGACGCTATCCGCCAGGGTACCGGCACCAGCATCCGCTATAGTACTACCTTGCATCAGAATCTATTATATGCGGCTATTCCCATCCGGCAGCAGGGTGAACTATTAGGAGTAGTCCGTATCGCCAGTACGCTGGCCTATGTAGAGGCCGGGTTCGGCCAAATCCGCTCGGCCGTGCTGGCTGCGCTCTTCCTGGTCGCGCTGCTGACCATTCTGCTTAGTTTGCGGCTGGCCAAGCACTACACGGCACCGCTGGAGGAGATCACCAGCGCTGCCCTCGCTATTGCCAACGGAGACCTTAAACGTCGTGTCCACACCCACACCGGCGACGAGCTCGACTTTCTGTCTCAGGCGCTAAACAATCTGGCATCCAATCTGGATGACAAAATTCATGAAGCCCAGGCAGAAACGCAGAAGCTATCGCTAATTTTACAGCATATGGATAATGCCGTTATCCTGCTTGATCGCTACGGCCGGGTTACGACCATCAACAAAATGGCCAAAGACACCTTTTCCATTGCCGATGCCATGATGGGGCAGCATAATCTGCAGGTTATCGGCAATAGCCTGCTTAATCAGGCTATTCAGGAGACCCTCCAGTCTTCCGTAAACAAATCGATTGACTTAAAAACCAATATCGGCGGCAACAAACGGGTATTCCGGGTTTTTGTCGCACCCACCATTGACCCTGAACAGGAAACTACAGGTGTTCTTACCGTGTTCCACGATATAACCGTACTGCAGGAAATCCACGAGCGTCAGGCCGAGTTTGTGGCCAACGCCTCGCATGAACTAGCCACCCCGCTGACCGCCATTAAGGGCTTTGCTGAAACGCTGCTGGACGGCGCCCTCCAGGACCCTGAGCTGAGCAGCCGCTTTGTCAGCATCATCCACAACCAGGCTGAACGCATGCACCGGCTGGTAGAGGACTTGCTGCAACTGGCCAAGCTTAATTCCCAGGAATACCGTCAGCAAATCAGTCTGGAACCGGTCAAGCTGCAGCCACTATTAGAGACGGTAGTTCAGGAACTACTGCCGAATATCGAACGAAAAGAACAGCATCTGTCGCTGGAAGTGGCAGAAAACCTGACGATTCCCGCTCATCCTGACTGGTTAAAACAGGCGTTAGTCAATTTACTGGACAACAGCAACAAATACACACCCAACGAAGGAAAAATTATCATTACAGCCTGGCAGGAAGCGGCCCAGGCCTGTATCAGAATCCAAGATACCGGTCTGGGCATTCCGGCCCAGGACCTGCCCCTGATTTTCGAACGGTTTTACCGGGTGGAACGGGCCCGGACCCGCAGCACCGGCGGTACCGGGCTGGGGTTGGCCATTGTCAAATTCATTACCGAAATGCATGGCGGCCAGATTGACGTAACCAGCGAACTCAACCAAGGCACGGCCTTCACCTTACGGCTGCCGCTTGGCCCGACGACGGAAAAACAATCAGAATAGTAGTTCCCCTCACTGCCAACCGCGGAGCGATAACATCGTTTCGCGGTTGGTTTTACCTGATTTTAAAGAAACCATAACTCATAGCCCGCCGGCTTCGCATATACTGTATATAGGCAGGTCAATATTCTCAGGAAAGAGGGATTGTATTGAATAAGTATTACGTACTGGATACGAACGTACTGCTTCACTCTCCTCAGTCACTATTTGCTTTCAATGAACATACCGTCATTATTCCTGAAGTTGTTCTCGAAGAATTAGACCGCTTTAAAAGTGAATCCAGCGACCGCGGCGCCAACAGCCGCGAGGTCAGCCGGATTCTTGACCGGTTTCGCACACAAGGCAACCTGCTGGCCGGTGTTCCCTTTTCCGAGCAGGGAGGGAGCTTGCGCATCGAAACCAATCATCTGGACACCACACTGCCGCCTCATTGGGACCGCAGCAAAGGCGATAACCGTATTCTCCAGGTTTGCAAGGGCTTTATGGAACAAGGCCACCCCACTATCCTGGTAAGCCGTGATACCAATATGCGGGTCAAGGCGACCATTCTGAAGATACAGGCAGAGGATTACCTGAACGATAAAGTCGCCAGTATTGAAAAACAGTATACCGGCCGTCTGGTCGTATACACCTCCTCGGAGATCATCAATACCTTCCATGACGACGATGGGCATACCATTTCCCCCGAGGCTTTGTTCGTCTACGATGAACCCAGCCATACAATAGTTCCGGCGACACTGGAAACCAATCAGTTTCTCCTCATCAAGTCCACCGATAATGAGCGCCATACCGCGCTGGGACGGTTTGACGGAAAACAGGTCGTCCATCTTCGTTACGCCAACCGCAATCCTTTCGGCGTGATTCCCCGCAACATTGGCCAGATCTTTATGCAAGAGTGCTTGATGATGAGCGCCGCCGAAGCCCCGCTGGTCATTATCAAGGGGCCGGCCGGGACCGCCAAGACCTTCTACGCCCTGGCGGTGGGCCTCTATAAACAGCTCGAGTGCCGCCCCCGGGATTACCACCACCTCTTAATCTGCCGACCCAATATTCCGATGGATGAGGACATCGGATTTCTGCCCGGTTCGGAAAAAGAAAAAATTGATCCCTATATGAGGGCTATACGGGATAATCTCTTTTTGCTGCTGGCCGGCCACAATATGACGGAGGCCAAGGAAATCGCCCAGGCTGAGGACACCGTGCAAATGCTGTTTGACAAACGGACCATTCAAACCGAAGCACTGGCTTATCAGCGGGGGCGTTCGCTGCAAAAATACTGGATGATCCTGGACGAAATGCAAAACTCCACGCCCCGGCAGGCTAAAGGGGTGATCACCCGTCCCGGGCTGGGCACGAAAATCATTCTGCTGGGCGACCCGGAACAAATTGACCATCCTTTCCTCGACAGCCGCTCCAACGGCCTGTCCTATGCCAGTGAAAAAATGCGCGGTTCCAAACTATGCTTCCAGGTAACGCTGCAGCATGACGAGTGCGAGCGGTCACCGCTGGCTGCCGAAGCAGCCCTGCGCTTATAAAAAAGAGGTTGTTGCAAGTTATTGCAACAACCTCTTTCCGTTCCCCGTTTTGGCCTTTTCCGGAAACATACGTTCCGAAGGATGAAAAATTGCTGGCTTCCGTTAAGAAATCCGTTTGTTTGAGCGAAGCGAGTTTACGGATTTTAGGAGGCCGACAATTTTTCAAGTATGTTGGAGGACAGGCCTAGCCTTTTTGGTCCTTTTGGGGCAATGCCAAAAGGACGACAAGCTATTTTGCCACACATCTGGCCTGTTACCAGCAAATAATATCACCACAGAGATTTATTCCTGCAGCGCCTTTTTCAGGTTAACCAGATTCTCCCGCATAACGGTCACATAGTTTTTACCTTGCTTCAATTCGTCTTCGCCGAGACTCTCTACCGGATTAAGCACCAACAGGCCGGCACCGGTTTCTTTCGAGATGGTCTGGGCCAGCTTGGGGCTGACAACGGTCTCGAAGAATATGTATTTTACGTTATGTTCGCGGCAGAACTGCACCACATTGGCCATTTTTTCCGGCGTCGGTTCACTGTCCGGCGAAAGTCCCATGATGGCAACCTGCTGCAGATTGTACCGTTTAGCCAGATAGCCAAAGGCGGCATGACTTGTAACAATATCCCGGCTGGACACGTTGGCCAGCGTCGTCCGGTATTCCTGATCCAAAGCTTGCAATTCGGCTTTGAATTTTTCGCCGTTCTGTTCATAATATGCCTTATTCTCAGGATCAGCCTCACTCAGGGCCTGCACAATCGTATCCACTTCCTGCTGAGCCGCAACAGGGTCCAGCCATACGTGAACATCCATATGTTCATGCTGGGCGTCTTTAGCCGCATGCTTCGCTTCCTGCCCGTCAGCTTCCTCCTCTTCGGCCGGTCCTTCCATCAGTTGAATACCCCGGCTGACCTCCACGGCCTTCGCGTCCCCCAGCACATCCGGCTTTAGCAGCTTATCCACTGGTTCCAATCCGGCATTCTGGTATAAAAAGAGTTTGGCGGTCTTTATCTTGGCCAGGTCTTTAGGACTTGGCTCCCAGTCGTGAGGTTCGGCACCGGGCGGAATGAGCATGCTGACCTCTGCCTTATCACCGGCTACCTGCCTGGCAAACTCATACACCGGATACATGGTGGTCACTACCTTCAGGCCCGAACCCGCCGTAGCGGTACTGTCGGCCTGTTTGCCGCAGCCTGAGAGAAAAAGCGCTCCGGCCGCCACAACTGCCACAATCATCCATACTAAGCGAACTGACTTCATAACATCCTCCTTGATCTTTGGTTAATAAGAATATTCTTATTAAAGTATAGAGTAAAAAAAATCCTTCGTCAAGCTAGATGAGAATTTTTTTCGTTTAGCTTGACAAGCAACCCCCCGGCCTCAGCCGGGGGGTTGCAAGAAGGTTAATGATATATCCGAAAAAAAGTGTCCTTAATCCAGCAGTTCATCCTTTACATATTTTGCTGCCGAGTAAAGCAGAACTCCTGCCGCCACCATTTTCACAATGGCGGGCATATCCATATCGGAATGCCGGCGTCTGGAACAATGACGTTGTTTTATCATTCTTTCAAACATAACACCACCTCCTCAGCTACTATTGTAACCAATCTTGAATGCTGGCAGACAAGAAAAAAATGTGAATTTATCCGATGGCTAAGCCTCGGAGGATGCCAAAACACCCGCCGAAGCAAGTCTCCGTCTACTTTTTGCGAAGCCGTTCGCCGGTAGCCAGATAAATCGTCCACTCGGCAATGTTGGTGGCATGATCGGCAATGCGCTCCAGGTATCTGGCCACAAACAGAATTTGCGTGGCCTGGCTGATGGTGGCCGGCTTTTCCATCATGTAAGTCAACAGTTCGCGAACAACCTGATGATACAGTGAATCCACTGCATCGTCAGCCTGGCACACTTCCTCCGACTGCGCTACATTCAATGTCGTATAGGCCTCCAGCGAATCCTGCAGCATCTTTTGAGCCAGTTTGGCCATGCGCGGTATATCCATCAATGGCTTAATTAACGGCTCATCGGCAATTTTCAGAGTGATTTTAGCAATATCATATGCATGGTCTCCCATGCGCTCCAAATCAGTAGTAATCTTCAGCCCGGTGCCGATGATGCGAAGATCGCGGGCCAGCGGCTGCTGCCGGGCGATTAAGACCATGCACTTGTCCTCAATATCAATTTCCAGCCCGTCGATGGCGTCATCCCCTTCCATGACCTTACGGGCCAGGGCGCGGTCCTGGGTAGAAAGGGAGAGCACCGCTTCTTCAATCGCCCGGACCACCATATGGCCCATTTGCAAAATCTCCTGTCGCAGCGCCTCCAATTCCTGATTATAACCTTGTCTGGTACTTGGCATGCTTTTCCCTCCTCCAAAGCGTTCTCATTAACCGAACCGCCCGGTAATATAATCCTCGGTCCGTTTATCCTGCGGCTTGGTAAAAATAGCATCGGTCTTGCCGTGCTCCACCAGTTCGCCGTTTAAGAAAAAGGCGGTCTGATCCGATACCCGGGCCGCCTGCTGCATATTATGCGTTACCATAATGATGGTATACCTGTTTTTCAGCTCGGTAACCAATTCTTCAATCTTCATCGTCGATATGGGATCAAGAGCCGAACAGGGTTCGTCCATCAGCAGCACTTCCGGTTCTACAGCCAGCAGACGGGCGATACAGAGACGCTGTTGCTGGCCGCCTGACATACCCATAGCCGACTGATGCAGGCGGTCTTTCACCTCTTCCCACAACGCCGCGCCTGTGAGGCTACGTTCCACAATATCGGCCAGCGTCGCTTTATTGGTGATGCCATGAATCCGCGGCCCGTAAGCGACATTATCAAAAATCGACATGGGAAAGGGATTGGGGCGCTGAAATACCATCCCCACCCGTTTGCGCAGCATAACCACGTCGGTTCCCGGCTGCAGCACATTCACGCCGTCCAATAAAATCTCGCCTTCGATCCGGACATTCTCGACCAGATCATTCATCCGGTTGATTGTCTTAATAAAGGTGGATTTACCGCAACCCGACGGTCCGATCAGGGCCAGCACACTGTTTTTTACCACACCGAGGGAAATCTTCTTCAACGCCAGCATATCCCCATAATATAACTTCAATTTATTCGCCTGTATTTTATAGTCCATTTTGACTATACCCTCCTGCTAGCGGACCGTCTACATAGATGGTCCACCAGGTGTTTTGAGCGGTGTTGCCGCCTATATTGTGCACTATACCATAAATGCAGGGGCCTGATTGTTAAGTTTTGATTAA
This window contains:
- the pstB gene encoding phosphate ABC transporter ATP-binding protein PstB, giving the protein MDYKIQANKLKLYYGDMLALKKISLGVVKNSVLALIGPSGCGKSTFIKTINRMNDLVENVRIEGEILLDGVNVLQPGTDVVMLRKRVGMVFQRPNPFPMSIFDNVAYGPRIHGITNKATLADIVERSLTGAALWEEVKDRLHQSAMGMSGGQQQRLCIARLLAVEPEVLLMDEPCSALDPISTMKIEELVTELKNRYTIIMVTHNMQQAARVSDQTAFFLNGELVEHGKTDAIFTKPQDKRTEDYITGRFG